From the Saccharobesus litoralis genome, one window contains:
- the ccoS gene encoding cbb3-type cytochrome oxidase assembly protein CcoS: MNVVYVLIPLAIVIVLIAIGVFFWAVKSEQFDDLDRQAYNILFDDENKPNKPATANDVVDGSVKEQTPTDHQKSSKQESDLS, encoded by the coding sequence ATGAACGTAGTTTACGTACTCATCCCCCTTGCTATTGTTATTGTATTAATTGCTATAGGTGTGTTTTTTTGGGCGGTTAAATCCGAACAATTTGATGACCTAGACAGACAAGCCTATAACATTCTTTTTGATGATGAAAATAAGCCAAATAAGCCCGCAACCGCCAATGATGTAGTCGATGGCTCGGTTAAAGAACAAACACCAACGGATCACCAAAAATCGTCCAAGCAAGAAAGTGATTTGTCATAA
- a CDS encoding DUF4856 domain-containing protein, whose protein sequence is MAIAKSFKKNSLTVLVSSILAVSLSACGGSDSDDNGANQEPKLQVPATYTFESQLTTGSSVSYTGQIARHALIQELTNFVGSLDAGNYTSNDEVVAALNEYFRDGDDTASDKALTLTTTPGTEQTTVRDISDGKNLIGKIAGKDATGQHKDWETAGNFKGWMGINTPTDLVDHFFDLLAAEVVDINGNSLNRQDPEGNALKYTYVTSTGLDLKQLIQKFLLGAVAFSQGADDYLDSDTAGKGLLSANQQVDGKSYTALEHQIDEGFGYFGAARDYAEYSDLELAGKDESANARSHYFDTNTDGKIDLNSEYNWGNSVNAGKRDNGATVATDLTKDAFDAFLTLRALANEAAKNPSSDDAPQADAETVAAMKIQAEAALLAWEKSISASVIHYINYTIADLKTIKAGGYTADEFADLAKHWSEMKGFALGLQFNRLSPVSDADFEDVLSKMQDAPVLDTTKIDDYIADLESARTILGNAYSFNATNVAEW, encoded by the coding sequence ATGGCAATCGCGAAATCATTTAAGAAAAATTCACTAACGGTACTTGTTTCATCAATTTTAGCAGTAAGTTTGAGCGCCTGTGGTGGTTCAGATTCAGATGACAACGGCGCAAATCAAGAGCCAAAACTACAAGTTCCTGCAACTTATACATTTGAAAGCCAATTAACGACTGGTTCATCAGTGTCTTATACAGGACAAATTGCTCGCCATGCATTAATTCAAGAATTAACCAACTTTGTTGGCAGCTTAGATGCAGGTAACTATACAAGCAATGACGAAGTGGTTGCAGCCCTTAACGAATACTTTCGCGATGGTGATGATACAGCAAGTGATAAAGCACTTACTTTAACTACAACGCCAGGTACTGAGCAAACTACAGTTCGTGATATTTCTGACGGTAAAAACTTAATTGGTAAAATCGCCGGTAAAGATGCAACGGGTCAACATAAAGACTGGGAAACAGCGGGCAACTTTAAAGGTTGGATGGGTATCAATACGCCAACAGACTTAGTCGATCACTTCTTTGACTTATTAGCGGCAGAAGTTGTTGATATCAATGGTAACTCGTTAAATCGTCAAGATCCTGAAGGCAACGCTCTTAAATACACGTATGTAACAAGTACAGGCTTAGATCTTAAACAATTAATTCAAAAGTTCTTACTTGGCGCTGTAGCCTTCTCGCAAGGTGCTGATGATTACTTAGACAGTGATACTGCTGGTAAAGGTTTACTTAGTGCTAACCAACAAGTAGACGGTAAATCTTACACCGCACTAGAACACCAAATTGATGAAGGTTTTGGCTACTTTGGTGCTGCTCGTGACTACGCGGAATATTCAGATTTAGAGTTAGCCGGCAAAGATGAAAGTGCTAACGCTCGTTCACACTACTTTGACACGAATACTGACGGAAAAATCGACTTAAATAGCGAATACAACTGGGGTAACTCAGTGAATGCTGGTAAGCGTGATAATGGCGCAACTGTGGCGACTGACTTAACTAAAGATGCTTTTGATGCCTTCTTAACATTACGCGCATTGGCTAATGAAGCGGCAAAAAATCCATCATCTGATGACGCTCCGCAAGCTGATGCTGAAACCGTTGCAGCCATGAAAATACAAGCCGAAGCCGCTTTGCTTGCTTGGGAAAAATCAATTTCAGCATCTGTTATTCACTACATTAACTATACTATTGCTGACTTAAAAACCATTAAAGCCGGTGGTTACACTGCTGATGAGTTTGCCGATTTAGCCAAGCACTGGTCAGAAATGAAAGGTTTTGCACTAGGGTTACAATTTAACCGCTTATCACCAGTCAGTGACGCAGACTTTGAAGATGTATTAAGCAAAATGCAAGATGCGCCAGTATTGGATACAACCAAAATCGACGATTATATTGCTGACCTTGAAAGTGCTCGTACTATTTTAGGAAACGCATATAGCTTTAATGCAACTAACGTTGCTGAGTGGTAA
- a CDS encoding sulfite exporter TauE/SafE family protein, whose product MLTELISAFTIGFLASSHCLAMCGGISAAIGHDKNCVAIAAYHLGRITTYTLIGALVGLASQTLLSEIKPALIVVKVLAGSLIILMGLYVARLSLLINYFEKLFTPLWQLIQPHAAKTLKQKSISQRFVAGALWGWLPCGLVYSTVAWAMSSTSLYQGALIMLCFGIGTLPSMLTTSFMSQQVVQLLKHNQVKLVAGLSLCAYGIYTIFVGVLQL is encoded by the coding sequence ATGCTAACTGAACTCATCAGCGCATTTACCATTGGTTTTTTGGCATCATCACATTGCCTTGCCATGTGTGGCGGGATCAGCGCAGCTATTGGCCATGATAAAAATTGTGTTGCCATCGCCGCTTATCATTTAGGCAGAATAACCACCTATACGTTAATTGGCGCATTGGTAGGTTTGGCTAGCCAAACCTTGCTAAGTGAGATTAAGCCCGCTCTAATTGTGGTCAAAGTGCTAGCAGGTAGCTTAATTATATTAATGGGCTTATACGTTGCTCGCCTTAGTTTACTCATTAACTACTTTGAAAAACTATTCACGCCGCTTTGGCAACTAATTCAACCCCATGCAGCTAAAACCTTAAAGCAAAAATCCATTAGCCAACGCTTTGTGGCCGGTGCGCTTTGGGGTTGGCTGCCTTGTGGATTAGTCTACTCAACTGTCGCATGGGCCATGAGCAGCACTAGCCTTTACCAAGGCGCATTAATCATGCTTTGCTTTGGAATTGGTACATTACCTTCAATGCTAACAACCTCCTTTATGTCTCAGCAGGTTGTGCAATTATTAAAACATAATCAGGTAAAGTTAGTGGCTGGACTATCTTTATGCGCTTATGGAATATACACAATATTCGTAGGGGTATTGCAACTTTAG
- the rlmF gene encoding 23S rRNA (adenine(1618)-N(6))-methyltransferase RlmF, whose amino-acid sequence MKTQLHPNSRFNSDYHFATLTQIEPELANFIFEKHNKQTLDFADPLAVKLLNKALLKAHYQIEFWDIPEHYLCPAIPGRADYIHYIADLLNGASQDRQIKGLDIGTGASCVYPIIGVGEYNWQFVGTDIDPISVKTAQMIVKSNPPIGKKIEVRQQKQADHIFTGVIKKGEQFAFSMCNPPFHKSLAEAFKGNQRKIKNLTGKTPAKSQFNFGGQQAELWCKGGEIAFVSQMITESQAYAENIQWFTCLISKKENIKPLQKRLQQVKAKQVRVIDMAQGNKVSRILAWCYT is encoded by the coding sequence GTGAAAACTCAGTTACATCCTAATAGTCGTTTTAATTCTGATTATCATTTTGCCACGCTTACGCAGATCGAGCCTGAATTGGCGAATTTTATTTTTGAAAAACATAATAAACAAACATTGGATTTTGCCGATCCGCTTGCGGTAAAGCTACTTAATAAAGCGTTGTTAAAAGCCCACTATCAAATTGAATTTTGGGATATTCCTGAGCATTATCTTTGTCCAGCTATTCCTGGGCGAGCGGATTATATTCACTATATTGCTGATCTGCTAAATGGAGCTAGCCAAGATCGTCAGATTAAGGGCTTGGATATAGGAACCGGAGCGAGCTGCGTTTATCCAATTATTGGGGTTGGCGAATATAATTGGCAATTTGTCGGGACGGATATTGATCCGATTTCAGTAAAAACCGCGCAAATGATAGTTAAGTCTAATCCGCCAATAGGTAAAAAAATCGAGGTTAGACAGCAAAAGCAAGCAGATCATATCTTTACTGGCGTGATTAAAAAAGGTGAGCAATTTGCTTTTAGTATGTGTAACCCGCCATTTCATAAATCCTTGGCTGAGGCATTTAAAGGCAATCAACGTAAAATTAAAAATTTGACAGGTAAAACGCCGGCCAAATCTCAGTTTAACTTCGGTGGTCAGCAAGCTGAATTATGGTGTAAAGGTGGCGAAATTGCGTTTGTCAGTCAAATGATTACTGAAAGCCAAGCTTACGCAGAGAATATTCAATGGTTTACCTGTTTAATTTCTAAAAAAGAAAATATCAAACCCTTACAAAAGCGCTTGCAGCAGGTTAAGGCAAAACAGGTACGCGTTATTGATATGGCGCAGGGCAATAAAGTGAGTCGCATCCTTGCATGGTGTTATACCTGA
- the uspE gene encoding universal stress protein UspE — MEKFNRILAVIDPTQTEQKALNRAIELASKTGASVTAIMTIFDFSYEMTTMLSSEERQLMQSAVIDDRSNWLEGILDKKADQASQLHARVLWHNRPYQAILETVLKDNYDLVIKATHEHDVLKSVIFTPTDWHLLRKCPVPLLLVKEHAWPENSKIIAAVNVSSDEAEHRSLNKKIIEQAKSAARVLHSDAILVNCYPGTPVSLAVEIPEFDPSSYIESIRQHHLDAMQTYADQYQVKPEHCVVEEGLAEEVVPKLSTEMDAELVVLGTIGRTGLSAAIIGNTAEHMLDAINCDVLALKPEGYVCPIKLNT; from the coding sequence ATGGAAAAATTTAATCGAATTTTAGCCGTCATTGACCCAACTCAAACAGAACAGAAAGCATTAAATCGAGCGATAGAGTTGGCCTCCAAAACAGGGGCAAGTGTCACGGCCATAATGACCATATTCGACTTTTCATATGAAATGACGACTATGTTGTCTAGCGAAGAGCGCCAATTAATGCAAAGCGCTGTTATCGATGACCGCAGTAATTGGCTAGAAGGTATTTTAGATAAAAAAGCGGATCAAGCAAGCCAACTACATGCAAGAGTGTTGTGGCATAACCGACCTTATCAAGCCATATTAGAGACGGTTTTAAAAGATAATTATGATCTGGTTATTAAAGCGACTCACGAACATGATGTACTAAAATCAGTCATTTTCACTCCTACTGACTGGCACTTGTTACGTAAATGTCCAGTCCCACTGTTGTTAGTTAAAGAACATGCTTGGCCTGAAAACAGTAAAATAATAGCGGCGGTCAATGTTAGTAGCGATGAAGCTGAACACAGGTCACTCAATAAAAAAATTATAGAACAAGCCAAATCGGCCGCTCGCGTTTTGCATTCAGATGCCATACTCGTCAATTGCTACCCTGGTACGCCTGTCAGCTTAGCGGTTGAAATCCCTGAGTTTGATCCATCGAGTTATATCGAATCGATACGACAACACCATCTTGATGCTATGCAAACCTACGCTGACCAATATCAAGTTAAACCAGAGCATTGTGTAGTAGAAGAAGGATTAGCTGAAGAAGTGGTGCCCAAGTTATCGACCGAGATGGATGCCGAACTTGTTGTTCTGGGGACAATTGGCCGTACAGGACTATCAGCTGCGATTATAGGTAATACCGCAGAACATATGTTAGATGCCATCAACTGTGACGTACTGGCATTAAAGCCGGAAGGCTATGTTTGTCCAATTAAACTCAATACTTAA
- a CDS encoding sterol desaturase family protein: protein MQVVLDFLQSNLNDLLDYVNDPNKRLFWGYLVSATLLAVSILALTAKSTLEHTPTANKSLLAHIFNFRVWLNKTSRQDYLLWLLNKLIRSLLIVPLLFSMVPIALCVSKALSGILPVFSLTVPQEQVFFIFTTLLFLLDDFSRFFLHWLLHKVPVLWAFHQVHHSATRMTPFTVYRSHPIENMLYAMRMALAQGIAVGICFYLFGPKLQMIDILGANLFIFAFNIMGSNLRHSHIWWSWGKMEKWFISPAQHQLHHSRAREHYDCNLGTALTIWDRLFGTAIYATKQKQRRLRFGINHPNLNTSFVHLYWVPFVDAWKNIVRLFQTRNKKGA, encoded by the coding sequence ATGCAAGTCGTTTTAGATTTTCTACAAAGCAATCTAAACGACTTGCTTGATTATGTTAATGATCCGAATAAACGCTTATTTTGGGGTTATTTAGTTTCCGCTACTCTGCTTGCAGTCAGTATTTTAGCTTTAACAGCAAAGTCGACGCTAGAACACACTCCAACAGCCAATAAAAGCCTATTAGCCCATATTTTTAATTTTCGAGTGTGGTTAAATAAAACCTCTCGTCAAGATTACTTGCTCTGGCTGCTCAACAAACTGATCCGTAGCTTACTCATTGTTCCACTTTTGTTTTCCATGGTCCCCATAGCATTATGTGTATCTAAAGCGCTGAGTGGTATACTTCCCGTATTTTCACTCACGGTTCCGCAAGAACAAGTCTTTTTTATATTTACAACTCTACTATTTTTGTTAGATGATTTTTCACGCTTTTTCTTACATTGGCTACTGCATAAAGTGCCTGTTTTATGGGCGTTTCATCAAGTACATCATAGCGCGACACGCATGACACCGTTTACGGTTTATCGCAGTCACCCTATTGAAAATATGTTGTACGCCATGCGTATGGCGCTGGCACAGGGTATAGCCGTCGGGATCTGTTTTTATTTATTTGGCCCAAAACTACAAATGATCGATATTCTCGGTGCTAATTTATTTATATTTGCTTTTAATATTATGGGCTCTAATTTACGCCACTCGCACATTTGGTGGAGCTGGGGCAAAATGGAAAAGTGGTTTATTAGCCCAGCACAGCATCAGCTACATCACAGCCGAGCGCGAGAACATTATGATTGCAATTTAGGCACAGCTTTAACCATCTGGGATAGGCTATTTGGCACCGCCATTTATGCCACAAAGCAAAAACAGCGGCGACTGCGATTTGGCATTAACCACCCTAACCTCAACACCAGTTTTGTTCATTTATACTGGGTGCCTTTTGTTGATGCTTGGAAAAATATTGTTCGGCTATTTCAGACCAGAAACAAAAAAGGCGCCTAA
- a CDS encoding imelysin family protein, producing MRLQYTALACALLIGTLSGCGESSSSQCGDGFPNCNKTDNTTQFDEKALVSHLVDRIIVPQHNAFAASLAPLESAVDQYCQALQADTVTNELNLAQAAWRSTATEWQKIEMYQLTPLSQDTQALRNLFYSWPSVSTCGVDQDTVFNDAGMINTTPYDISKRSVSRRGIPALEYTLFNSDLDHSCSSNSGAVANWNSRTDASRTLARCKYAQTLVDDIKVSQQTFANIWQGDNGYASQLKNAGQPGSDFTSVHQAVNVISDALFYLDSFVKDKKLGEPLGYFGTPTNVESPYSETSLQNISANLQAFYQLYMGDHFGSASPLGFHHFLIEEGETETAQNILTNIQAAQNRVANMQSSLKAQLNADQSDLEALHADIKKVTDDLKTLFITTLALELPSTSAGDND from the coding sequence ATGCGTCTTCAATATACTGCCCTTGCCTGTGCACTTTTAATTGGTACCCTCTCAGGTTGCGGCGAGTCAAGCTCCAGCCAATGTGGTGACGGATTTCCGAACTGTAATAAAACCGACAATACAACTCAGTTTGATGAAAAAGCATTAGTCAGTCATTTAGTCGACAGAATTATAGTCCCTCAACACAATGCTTTTGCAGCCTCATTAGCACCGTTGGAAAGCGCAGTAGACCAATATTGCCAAGCATTACAAGCAGACACTGTTACAAACGAGCTTAATTTGGCGCAAGCAGCGTGGCGCAGCACGGCGACAGAGTGGCAAAAAATTGAAATGTATCAGTTAACGCCACTAAGCCAAGATACCCAAGCATTACGTAATTTATTCTATTCTTGGCCTTCAGTGAGTACTTGTGGTGTCGATCAAGACACTGTATTTAATGACGCAGGTATGATAAATACGACTCCCTATGATATTTCTAAGCGATCTGTATCACGCCGCGGTATTCCTGCTTTAGAATACACTTTGTTTAACAGCGATTTAGACCATTCCTGTTCATCAAATTCTGGCGCAGTCGCCAACTGGAATAGTAGAACAGACGCTTCCCGCACACTAGCTCGCTGTAAATATGCCCAAACTCTTGTTGACGATATAAAAGTTAGCCAGCAAACGTTCGCCAATATTTGGCAAGGCGATAACGGCTATGCAAGCCAATTAAAAAATGCTGGGCAACCAGGAAGTGACTTTACCTCGGTACATCAAGCAGTCAATGTAATAAGCGACGCGCTTTTCTATTTAGACTCATTTGTTAAAGATAAAAAGCTTGGCGAACCGTTAGGCTATTTTGGTACCCCAACAAATGTTGAATCACCCTATTCAGAAACCTCATTACAAAATATCTCTGCTAACTTACAAGCTTTTTATCAGTTATATATGGGTGATCACTTTGGCAGCGCTAGTCCATTAGGCTTCCATCATTTTCTGATTGAAGAAGGCGAAACTGAAACGGCACAAAACATACTTACCAATATTCAGGCGGCACAAAACAGAGTGGCCAATATGCAAAGTAGTTTAAAAGCGCAATTAAATGCCGACCAAAGTGATCTTGAAGCCTTACATGCCGACATAAAGAAAGTCACAGACGACTTAAAAACTTTGTTTATTACCACACTTGCTCTTGAGTTACCTAGCACATCTGCCGGAGATAACGATTAA
- the fnr gene encoding fumarate/nitrate reduction transcriptional regulator Fnr, whose product MENSGFSCAVSCNNCSISSLCLPVSLNKTDMDKLDEIIHRKRPFQKAEKLFEAGKPFKSLYAVRSGSFKSYTISSQGDEQITAFHLPGDIIGFDAIHNKIHPSFAVSLETSLVCEIPFDTLDNLSANMPQLRQQVMKLMSNEITSDQELVLLLNRKTAEQKLAAFISSLSYRFEQRGFSPNEFRLTMTRADIGNFLGLTVETISRLLSRYQKENLISVNGKFISIVDHKGLDELSGSRNNILC is encoded by the coding sequence ATGGAAAATTCAGGATTTTCATGTGCAGTTAGTTGTAATAACTGCAGTATCAGCTCTCTTTGTTTACCCGTGTCTTTAAATAAAACAGATATGGATAAGCTTGATGAAATCATTCATCGCAAGCGCCCATTCCAAAAAGCGGAAAAACTATTTGAAGCCGGTAAACCATTCAAATCTTTGTATGCCGTGCGTTCTGGCTCGTTTAAATCTTATACTATTTCGAGCCAAGGTGATGAACAAATAACCGCCTTTCATTTACCCGGTGATATTATTGGCTTTGATGCCATCCATAATAAAATTCACCCTAGTTTTGCTGTCTCATTAGAAACCTCATTAGTGTGTGAGATCCCGTTTGACACACTTGATAACTTATCAGCTAATATGCCGCAACTGCGCCAGCAAGTGATGAAATTAATGAGTAATGAAATCACCTCAGATCAAGAGCTGGTGTTATTATTAAACCGCAAAACCGCCGAGCAAAAATTGGCAGCGTTTATCAGTAGCTTATCCTATCGATTTGAGCAACGCGGATTTTCACCAAACGAATTCCGGTTAACCATGACCCGCGCTGATATTGGTAACTTCTTAGGTTTAACTGTCGAAACTATCAGCCGCTTACTCAGCCGCTATCAAAAAGAAAATTTAATTAGCGTTAACGGAAAATTTATCAGTATTGTCGACCATAAAGGCTTAGATGAATTATCAGGCAGCCGTAACAACATACTCTGCTAA
- a CDS encoding TonB-dependent receptor family protein — translation MTKLNLISSAILLALAGSSFVTIAEDDKTNNAYLERIKILGNGDKLRTQGGATSLLDELELEKFEFDDINRVLATVPGVNIREEDGYGLRPNIGFRGSTSDRSKKINIMEDGVLIGPAPYSAPAAYYFPMVNRMTAVEVFKGPSVIAYGPNTVGGAINLVTRQIPEEFDMGIDLALASDGYKKGHVFHGETAGKWGYVVEGLWTQADGFKQIDNSNADTGFDKSDLMAKVKYDLSDGKGNHFIEFKFSTADETSDETYLGLTDTDFAANPYRRYAASQAGKMDWEHDTLQLTHFIQLDEVDVTTRAYRHKFHRAWRKFSGFTDGKSILDVLQRPDDPNFQDHYALLTGAQDGTLVVGTNDRSYISQGIQTDIGWTSELFGLNHHFDAGVRFHNDYIERDHFTQNYAMQSGQLVNPTDPSFTTVDKEETDAISLYIQDSITIDNLTITAGLRSENLSSRYQDRRVGQEENWQEKDFSIFIPSISAFYKLDDNYGVFAGVHRGFVPSSPKQNDADVDAETSVSYEFGFRAATPAINAELVAFFNDYENLKESCSFANASSKCPLDTDFNGGNVDVYGLEANIKHSVDLGNLEMPWSISYTYSQSEFKESFDSDFPQWGNIEAGDPVPYMPENQLTASLGLTGDNWQVNLLVKHTGEMRETASDGLDENGNVENNSVPLAGSVIKANTVADFSATYNLNDRHSVYTKVDNITDESHVTSRRPDGARPTKPRQALIGYKFRF, via the coding sequence ATGACTAAGTTAAACCTTATTTCATCTGCCATTTTACTAGCATTAGCCGGTAGTTCATTTGTTACGATAGCCGAAGATGACAAGACTAATAACGCCTACTTAGAAAGAATTAAAATATTAGGTAACGGCGATAAGTTACGCACTCAAGGCGGTGCAACCAGTTTATTAGATGAGCTAGAGCTCGAAAAATTTGAATTTGACGACATTAATCGAGTACTAGCAACTGTGCCTGGCGTGAATATTCGTGAAGAAGATGGCTATGGTTTACGCCCTAATATTGGCTTTCGTGGCTCAACGTCTGATCGTAGTAAAAAGATTAATATTATGGAAGACGGGGTCTTAATTGGTCCGGCTCCCTATTCTGCGCCTGCTGCTTATTACTTCCCTATGGTTAATCGCATGACGGCAGTTGAAGTATTTAAAGGCCCTTCTGTTATTGCTTATGGTCCGAATACTGTAGGTGGCGCCATCAACTTGGTGACTCGGCAAATCCCTGAAGAATTTGACATGGGCATTGATTTGGCTCTAGCTTCAGACGGTTACAAAAAAGGCCATGTTTTTCATGGCGAAACTGCGGGTAAATGGGGCTATGTTGTCGAAGGTTTATGGACGCAAGCCGACGGTTTTAAACAAATAGATAACTCCAATGCCGATACCGGTTTCGATAAATCCGACTTGATGGCCAAGGTTAAATACGACCTGAGTGACGGCAAGGGGAATCACTTTATTGAGTTTAAATTCTCGACAGCCGACGAAACGTCTGACGAAACCTATTTAGGTTTAACCGATACTGACTTTGCAGCCAACCCCTATCGACGTTATGCAGCGAGTCAAGCAGGAAAAATGGATTGGGAACACGATACACTACAACTCACTCATTTTATTCAATTAGATGAAGTCGATGTCACAACACGTGCCTACCGCCATAAATTTCATCGCGCGTGGCGCAAGTTTTCAGGCTTTACCGATGGCAAAAGTATATTAGATGTTCTGCAACGTCCTGACGATCCTAACTTTCAAGACCATTATGCGCTTTTAACCGGAGCTCAAGACGGTACCTTAGTTGTTGGTACCAATGATCGTAGTTACATATCACAAGGTATTCAGACTGATATTGGTTGGACAAGTGAGTTATTCGGCTTAAATCATCATTTTGATGCTGGTGTTCGCTTTCATAATGATTACATTGAACGCGACCACTTTACGCAAAATTACGCCATGCAAAGTGGACAACTGGTCAACCCAACTGACCCAAGCTTTACGACTGTCGATAAAGAAGAAACTGATGCCATTTCATTATACATTCAAGACAGCATCACAATTGATAACCTAACCATTACAGCCGGTTTACGTAGTGAAAACCTCAGTAGTCGTTATCAAGACCGTCGCGTAGGGCAAGAAGAAAACTGGCAAGAAAAAGACTTTTCTATTTTTATTCCAAGCATCAGCGCGTTTTATAAACTGGATGACAATTACGGTGTGTTTGCCGGTGTCCATCGTGGTTTTGTGCCAAGCAGCCCAAAACAAAACGATGCTGATGTCGATGCTGAAACCAGTGTCAGTTATGAGTTTGGTTTTCGCGCAGCAACACCCGCTATCAATGCAGAGCTAGTCGCGTTTTTCAACGACTACGAAAACTTAAAAGAAAGCTGCTCATTTGCCAATGCTTCCAGCAAATGTCCACTTGATACTGACTTTAACGGTGGTAATGTTGATGTATATGGTTTAGAAGCCAATATTAAACATTCAGTTGATCTTGGTAATTTAGAAATGCCTTGGTCAATTTCATACACCTATTCTCAATCTGAATTTAAAGAGTCATTTGATTCAGATTTTCCACAATGGGGTAACATAGAAGCTGGCGATCCCGTACCGTATATGCCTGAAAACCAATTAACGGCATCATTAGGTTTAACCGGTGATAACTGGCAAGTAAACCTGCTGGTTAAGCATACGGGTGAAATGCGCGAAACGGCAAGTGATGGCTTAGACGAAAATGGCAATGTCGAAAATAACAGTGTGCCACTGGCAGGCTCTGTTATTAAAGCCAATACCGTTGCTGATTTTTCAGCCACGTATAACTTAAACGATCGTCACAGTGTTTACACCAAAGTCGACAACATTACTGACGAAAGTCATGTCACCAGCCGCCGCCCAGATGGCGCTCGACCAACTAAACCTCGCCAAGCGCTAATTGGCTACAAATTTCGTTTTTAA